The Chaetodon trifascialis isolate fChaTrf1 chromosome 17, fChaTrf1.hap1, whole genome shotgun sequence genome has a segment encoding these proteins:
- the LOC139345774 gene encoding histone-lysine N-methyltransferase SETDB1-B-like, translating into MEGDEVEMTVEELQKWIRGKVKKSELISTDVLERCNVLLSLLERREKQAAYLLKLCESVAACEAIVKKQYSLLGWDYRDSDSDEDVNTTCGNTPPSQLDPAEARAASSQTTNGCTPLLPKLGGSETLYRHNGKKISINFKRQPVVVLTRLPPWEISSLRPAAPQDHDMKDKSSDNSDSDVEWEPDDDSSDCDYSISSYNSRSNKRRKRDQRNEERARSHAKPKASRSTDSKNNATRASTPKARTDSDSKSSAAKSSTPNASRDTNMSQPAPAIISAAFSRHSDETRNIRPNLPEEEIKVDMMVLAKRKPMRWQQGKIVEIVTREDGRLKYKVSFEDKGKSLVSGHHIAFDSTPKLEQLYVGARVVVGCQEDKLWFQPGVLAELPTRRNRLRYLVFLDDHIPVYVGLPLLHLVCRPLEDVVDDIPDSRHKFFMSRYLKDWPYPHLTQYKAGQSLNVELNGVQQRCEVQVVDSSLIQVVFQENQHTEWIHRGSIRLEHMTRFLEMRREEEQKDG; encoded by the exons ATGGAGGGGGATGAGGTAGAAATGACCGTAGAGGAGCTCCAAAAGTGGATCAGAGGGAAGGTGAAGAAGAGTGAGCTGATCTCCACAGACGTGCTAGAGAGATGCAATgtgcttctgtctctgctggaaaGGAGGGAGAAGCAGGCTGCTTACCTCCTGAAGCTCTGTGA GTCTGTGGCAGCATGTGAGGCGATTGTGAAGAAACAATACTCGCTGCTGGGGTGGGATTACAGAGACTCAGATTCTGATGAAGATGTTAACACAACATGTG GAAATACACCTCCATCACAGCTTGATCCTGCTGAGGCTCGAGCCGCCAGCTCTCAAACTACAAATGGCTGTACACCACTGTTACCAAAGCTCGGGGGCAGTGAGACCCTCTACAGACATAATGGCAAAAAAATCTCTATCAATTTCAAGAGACAACCAGTTGTGGTCTTGACCAGACTTCCTCCCTGGGAGATCAGTTCCTTACGTCCAGCAGCACCTCAGGATCATGACATGAAAGATAAATCCTCAGACAATTCGGATTCTGATGTGGAGTGGGAACCAGATGATGACTCAAGTGATTGCGATTATTCTATCTCCAGTTATAATAGTAGGTCaaacaagaggagaaaaagagatcaAAGGAATGAGGAGCGTGCCAGGAGTCATGCAAAACCCAAAGCCAGCAGAAGTACTGATTCTAAGAACAATGCAACGAGAGCATCCACACCCAAAGCCAGAACAGACTCTGATTCAAAGAGCAGTGCAGCAAAGTCATCAACACCCAACGCCAGTAGAGACACCAACA TGTCACAACCAGCTCCTGCAATAATATCAGCAGCTTTTTCCCGTCACTCTGATGAAACCAGAAATATCCGTCCTAACTTGCCAGAGGAAGAGATCAAAGTGGACATGATGGTCCTGGCGAAGAGGAAGCCCATGAGATGGCAGCAGGGAAAAATAGTGGAGATAGTAACAAGAG AGGATGGACGGTTGAAGTACAAAGTTAGTTTTGAAGACAAGGGGAAGAGCCTTGTGTCTGGCCACCACATCGCCTTCGACAGCACCCCGAAGCTGGAGCAGCTGTATGTCGGTGCTCGTGTGGTGGTCGGATGTCAAGAGGACAAGCTCTGGTTCCAGCCTGGTGTTTTGGCAGAGCTGCCCACCAGAAGGAACCGCTTAAG GTACTTGGTCTTTCTGGATGATCACATTCCGGTTTATGTTGGTTTACCTTTACTTCACCTGGTGTGCAGACCAT TGGAAGATGTTGTAGACGACATTCCAGACAGCCGTCACAAGTTTTTTATGAGTCGATACCTGAAGGACTGGCCGTACCCACATTTAACCCAGTACAAGGCTGGGCAGAGCCTTAATGTAGAATTAAATGGAGTCCAGCAGAGGTGTGAGGTGCAGGTGGTGGACAGCAGCTTGATACAGGTCGTTTTTCAG GAAAATCAACACACGGAGTGGATCCATCGAGGCTCCATACGACTTGAACACATGACGAGATTTTTGgaaatgagaagagaggaagagcaaaagGATGGCTGA
- the clk2a gene encoding dual specificity protein kinase CLK2 isoform X2: MQCIDHRRGGAHVALKIIKNVEKYKEAARLEINVLEKINEKDPDNKFLCVQMYDWFDYHGHMCISFELLALSTFDFLKENNYLPYSIGQVRHMAYQICLAVKFLHDNKLTHTDLKPENILFVNSDFTMSFNVEKKREERTVKSTAVRVVDFGSATFDHEHHSTIVSTRHYRAPEVILELGWSHPCDVWSIGCILFEYYLGFTLFQTHDNREHLAMMERILGPVPSRMIRKTRKQKYFYRGRLDWDESSSAGKYVRENCKPLRRYLLSEAEEHHQLFDLIESMLEYEPSKRLVLADSLKHPFFENGGIGEAAGSKNWEGNRDISR, encoded by the exons ATGCAGTGCATTGACCACCGCAG GGGAGGAGCCCATGTTGCTCTGAAAATTATCAAGAATGTGGAGAAGTACAAGGAAGCAGCTCGTCTGGAGATCAATGTATTAGAGAAGATCAATGAAAAGGACCCTGATAACAAATT CCTTTGTGTACAGATGTATGACTGGTTCGACTACCACGGCCACATGTGTATCTCCTTTGAGCTGCTCGCTCTCAGCACCTTCGACTTTCTAAAGGAAAACAACTACCTGCCCTACTCAATTGGTCAGGTCAGACACATGGCCTACCAAATCTGTCTCGCTGTGAAgt tTCTCCATGACAACAAGCTGACGCACACAGACCTAAAGCCTGAGAACATCCTGTTTGTCAACTCAGACTTCACAATGTCGTTCAATGTAGAGAAG aAGCGAGAAGAGCGGACGGTGAAGAGCACGGCAGTACGAGTGGTGGACTTCGGCAGTGCCACTTTTGACCATGAGCACCACAGCACCATTGTGTCCACGCGGCATTACCGTGCCCCCGAAGTCATACTAG AGCTGGGCTGGAGCCATCCCTGTGACGTGTGGAGCATTGGCTGTATCCTGTTTGAGTACTACCTGGGCTTCACCTTGTTTCAG ACTCATGACAACAGAGAGCATTTGGCCATGATGGAGAGGATCCTGGGACCAGTGCCCTCTAGGATGATTCGTAAGACACG GAAGCAAAAGTATTTCTATCGTGGCCGTCTGGACTGGGATGAGAGCTCCTCAGCTGGGAAATACGTCAGAGAAAACTGCAAACCCTTACGG CGGTACCTATTGTCAGAGGCGGAGGAGCACCACCAATTATTCGACCTCATTGAAAGCATGTTGGAGTACGAGCCCTCCAAGAGGCTGGTGCTGGCCGACTCCCTCAAACACCCTTTCTTTGAGAACGGGGGGATTGGCGAGGCAGCGGGCAGCAAGAACTGGGAAGGCAACCGGGACATCAGCCGGTGA
- the LOC139345776 gene encoding histone-lysine N-methyltransferase SETDB1-B-like: protein MEVDEMKMRMRQVQESVEMAENKRKTDSDGERDDENLSDSPCESISSTNETPSKTTQVEDGSDFLSVTKKAVVVLTRLPDYKISALRPPTPQQFYSEDESLSSSDSDMQWEPEGENSSLDLYDVSEPAPVIISSAFSYCSDETTKIRPNLPEEEIKVDMMVLAKRRPMRWQQGKIVEIVTREDGRLKYKVSFEDKGKSLVSGHHIAFDSTPKLEQLYVGARVVVGCQEDKLWFQPGVLAELPTRRNRLRFLVFLDDHIPVYVGLPLLHLVCRPLEDVLDDIPDSRHKFFINQYLKDWPYPHLTQYKAGQSLNVELNGVQQRCEVQVVDSSLMQVVFQENQHKEWIHRGSIRLEHMARFLELKGEQSDDSN from the exons ATGGAGGTGgatgagatgaagatgagaatGCGGCAGGTCCAGGAATCTGTGGAGATggcagaaaacaagagaaagacagactctgatggagaaagagatgaTG AAAATTTGTCTGATTCCCCGTGTGAGTCTATTTCCTCCACAAATGAAACTCCCAGCAAGACGACACAAGTGGAGGATGGTTCTGACTTTCTTAGCGTGACAAAAAAGGCAGTGGTGGTCTTGACCAGACTCCCTGATTATAAGATCAGCGCTCTGCGACCACCGACGCCTCAGCAGTTCTACAGCGAAGACGAATCCCTCAGCAGCTCTGATTCCGATATGCAGTGGGAACCAGAGGGTGAAAATTCTTCACTTGACCTCTATGATG TGTCAGAACCAGCTCCTGTAATAATATCATCAGCTTTTTCCTATTGCTCTGATGAAACCACAAAGATCCGTCCTAACTTGCCAGAGGAAGAGATCAAAGTGGACATGATGGTCCTGGCGAAGAGGAGGCCCATGAGATGGCAGCAGGGAAAAATAGTGGAGATAGTAACAAGAG AGGATGGACGGTTGAAGTACAAAGTTAGTTTTGAAGACAAGGGGAAGAGCCTTGTGTCTGGCCACCACATCGCCTTCGACAGCACCCCGAAGCTGGAGCAGCTGTATGTCGGTGCTCGTGTGGTGGTCGGATGTCAAGAGGACAAGCTCTGGTTCCAGCCTGGTGTTTTGGCAGAGCTGCCCACCAGAAGGAACCGCTTAAG GTTCTTGGTCTTTCTGGATGATCACATTCCGGTTTATGTTGGTTTACCTTTACTTCACCTGGTGTGCAGACCAT TGGAAGACGTTTTAGATGATATTCCAGACAGCCGTCACAAGTTTTTCATTAATCAATACCTGAAGGACTGGCCGTATCCACATTTAACCCAGTACAAGGCTGGGCAGAGCCTTAATGTAGAATTAAATGGAGTCCAGCAGAGGTGTGAGGTGCAGGTGGTGGACAGCAGCTTGATGCAAGTCGTTTTTCAG GAAAATCAGCATAAGGAGTGGATCCATCGAGGCTCCATACGACTTGAACACATGGCAAGATTTTTGGAGTTGAAAGGAGAGCAAAGTGATGACTCCAACTAA
- the clk2a gene encoding dual specificity protein kinase CLK2 isoform X1, whose protein sequence is MPHTRRYSSSDRDSRSSYQDRYRDRDRDRGRRHRHRRSPTYSSSSDRDRDRRGRGHRQEGSYARSRSRSYDNRSVEHRPFDRRYCEGYRRLDQSRDHDRDRDREPHGAAESYYPRDFSPNMYDHRRGRERERERDESYRRKGSRRKHKRRRRRTRSYSPSSSRSNSRTRALSVRDDEEGHLICRSGDVLQERYEIVSTLGEGTFGRVMQCIDHRRGGAHVALKIIKNVEKYKEAARLEINVLEKINEKDPDNKFLCVQMYDWFDYHGHMCISFELLALSTFDFLKENNYLPYSIGQVRHMAYQICLAVKFLHDNKLTHTDLKPENILFVNSDFTMSFNVEKKREERTVKSTAVRVVDFGSATFDHEHHSTIVSTRHYRAPEVILELGWSHPCDVWSIGCILFEYYLGFTLFQTHDNREHLAMMERILGPVPSRMIRKTRKQKYFYRGRLDWDESSSAGKYVRENCKPLRRYLLSEAEEHHQLFDLIESMLEYEPSKRLVLADSLKHPFFENGGIGEAAGSKNWEGNRDISR, encoded by the exons ATGCCTCACACAAGACGGTACTCGTCTTCGGACAGAGACAGTCGAAGCAGCTACCAAGACCgttacagagacagagacagagacagaggccgGAGACATCGGCACAGAAGATCGCCTACTTACTCCTCAagcagtgacagagacagagacagaaggggacggggacacagacaggaaggaagcTATGCACGCTCAAGGAG TCGTAGCTATGACAATCGCTCCGTGGAGCACCGGCCATTTGACAGAAGATACTGCGAGGGATACAGGCGCTTGGATCAGAGCCGAGATCATGACCGTGACAGAGACAGGGAGCCACATGGAGCAGCTGAAAGTTACTATCCACGCGACTTCTCCCCAAACATGTATGACCACCGACGTGGCCGCGAGAGGGAGCGCGAACGGGATGAGTCGTACCGACGGAAAGGCAGCAGGCGTAAGCACAAACGAAGGCGGCGTAGAACCAGGTCCTATAGCCCATCCTCCTCG CGGAGCAACAGCCGGACGCGGGCACTGAGTGTGAGGGACGACGAGGAAGGGCACCTGATCTGTCGGAGTGGGGACGTCCTGCAAGAGAGAT atgAGATTGTCAGCACTTTGGGGGAAGGCACCTTTGGGAGGGTGATGCAGTGCATTGACCACCGCAG GGGAGGAGCCCATGTTGCTCTGAAAATTATCAAGAATGTGGAGAAGTACAAGGAAGCAGCTCGTCTGGAGATCAATGTATTAGAGAAGATCAATGAAAAGGACCCTGATAACAAATT CCTTTGTGTACAGATGTATGACTGGTTCGACTACCACGGCCACATGTGTATCTCCTTTGAGCTGCTCGCTCTCAGCACCTTCGACTTTCTAAAGGAAAACAACTACCTGCCCTACTCAATTGGTCAGGTCAGACACATGGCCTACCAAATCTGTCTCGCTGTGAAgt tTCTCCATGACAACAAGCTGACGCACACAGACCTAAAGCCTGAGAACATCCTGTTTGTCAACTCAGACTTCACAATGTCGTTCAATGTAGAGAAG aAGCGAGAAGAGCGGACGGTGAAGAGCACGGCAGTACGAGTGGTGGACTTCGGCAGTGCCACTTTTGACCATGAGCACCACAGCACCATTGTGTCCACGCGGCATTACCGTGCCCCCGAAGTCATACTAG AGCTGGGCTGGAGCCATCCCTGTGACGTGTGGAGCATTGGCTGTATCCTGTTTGAGTACTACCTGGGCTTCACCTTGTTTCAG ACTCATGACAACAGAGAGCATTTGGCCATGATGGAGAGGATCCTGGGACCAGTGCCCTCTAGGATGATTCGTAAGACACG GAAGCAAAAGTATTTCTATCGTGGCCGTCTGGACTGGGATGAGAGCTCCTCAGCTGGGAAATACGTCAGAGAAAACTGCAAACCCTTACGG CGGTACCTATTGTCAGAGGCGGAGGAGCACCACCAATTATTCGACCTCATTGAAAGCATGTTGGAGTACGAGCCCTCCAAGAGGCTGGTGCTGGCCGACTCCCTCAAACACCCTTTCTTTGAGAACGGGGGGATTGGCGAGGCAGCGGGCAGCAAGAACTGGGAAGGCAACCGGGACATCAGCCGGTGA